The genomic DNA GCTTTCTATCGATCGTCTTATGTTCGGGGGATAGATCCTGTAGTGCCTCCAAGAAGAGGAGGAAGGCTAAGCCACGAGACGGACAAACCCTGGATGAAAAAAAGGAATGATAACTTAAAAGTCATTCAAGGCTTGGGAGGAGATGATGAGGCTAGGCAGCTTTGGAAAAAGCTTAGTGGCTATCATAGAAGATCGCTTGCTGAAACGGCAATGTACCGCTTTAAAAGAAGCTTTGGAGGAGATTTTCGCTCTAGGAAGCTAGAATATCAGCGGGTAGAATTATATGCTAAGTCTTTGGCGATGAACAAGATGACAGCACTTGGAATGCCCCAAGGGCAATGGGTACTAACTTGATAAGCTTTTAAACAGACCAACTATTAGGTCATTTACGCAACAAG from Neochlamydia sp. AcF84 includes the following:
- a CDS encoding IS5 family transposase; translation: EWKVRQHGKAKRRTWRKIHLSVCPDSHEIILSELTLSNKADDLVASQMIPKLPKSVKTTYGDGAYDRQAFYRSSYVRGIDPVVPPRRGGRLSHETDKPWMKKRNDNLKVIQGLGGDDEARQLWKKLSGYHRRSLAETAMYRFKRSFGGDFRSRKLEYQRVELYAKSLAMNKMTALGMPQGQWVLT